From Oryzias melastigma strain HK-1 linkage group LG15, ASM292280v2, whole genome shotgun sequence, one genomic window encodes:
- the gnrh3 gene encoding gonadotropin-releasing hormone 3 translates to MDASSKAVVQVLLLALVVQVTLCQHWSYGWLPGGKRSVGELEATIRMMGTGGVMSLPEDASAQTQERLRQYNLINDGSSYFDRKKRFLNQ, encoded by the exons ATGGACGCGAGCAGCAAAGCGGTGGTGCAGGTGTTGTTGTTGGCGTTGGTGGTTCAGGTCACCCTGTGCCAGCACTGGTCCTATGGATGGCTACCAGGTGGAAAAAGAAGTGTGGGAGAGCTCGAGGCGACCATCAGG ATGATGGGCACAGGAGGAGTGATGTCTCTTCCTGAAGATGCAAGTGCCCAGACCCAAGAGAGACTTAGACAATACAATCTA ATTAACGACGGTTCCAGTTACTTTGACCGGAAAAAGCGGTTTTTGAATCAGTGA
- the LOC112162060 gene encoding receptor-type tyrosine-protein phosphatase epsilon — protein sequence MLFLIGITVPGNNASQENSTSENSTQQGAHVLPSTLVISLVLIILVLLTIYCLRFKSHRKVLVTSVDKKIPNGFLEEQGEQTVVLLPRSPSPSKRYFPIPLDSLEEEYRIRSADDGKLFREEFNSLPCYFHHGSFEEASREYNREKNRYPNILPYDHSRVVLSHLDGHLCSDYINASYIDGYKEKNKFIAAQGPKPETLADFWRMVWEQKTATIVMLTNLKERKEEKCCQYWPEKGCWMYGNIRVALEDVTVLVDYTIRKFCVQYQDSDGPRAPRLVTQLHFTSWPDFGVPFTPIGMLKFLKKVKTVNPSYAGPIVVHCSAGVGRTGTFIVIDSMIDMMHVEQRVDVFGFVSRIREQRCQLIQTDMQYSFIYQALLEYYLYGDTELDVCSLEGHLHRLHNTRAPNDRLGLEEEFRKLTNVRIMKENMRTGNLPANMRKNRVLQIIPYDFNRVILSVKRGQEFTDYINASFIDGYRQKDCFIATQGPLSHTVEDFWRMVWEWRCHSIVMLTELKEREQEKCFQYWPSEGSVIFGDYTVELTGESQGETFTRKDMLLTYKSEKQPQHVRHFHFHGWPEIGIPVDGRGMIDIIAAVQRQQQQSGNRPIIVHCSAGAGRTGTFIALSNILERVKAEGLLDVFQTVKSLRMQRPHMVQTVEQYDFCYKVVQDFIDIFSDYANFK from the exons aaaattcCACCCAGCAGGGGGCTCACGTGCTGCCCTCCACGCTGGTCATATCCCTGGTTCTTATCATCCTTGTCCTGCTGACGATCTACTGTCTcag gtttaaaagccACAGGAAAGTTCTAGTTACATCGGTGGATAAGAAGATTCCAAACGGCTTCTTGGAGGAGCAAG GAGAACAGACAGTGGTCCTCCTCCCCAGATCCCCCTCGCCATCCAAGAGGTACTTCCCCATCCCTCTGGACTCTCTGGAGGAAGAGTACCGGATACGCTCTGCTGATGACGGCAAGCTCTTCAGAGAAGAGTTCAAT TCACTGCCATGTTACTTTCACCATGGGTCCTTTGAAGAGGCGAGCAGAGAGTACAACCGAGAGAAAAACAGATACCCAAACATTTTACCAT ACGATCATTCCAGGGTGGTGCTGAGTCATCTCGACGGACATCTTTGTTCGGACTATATAAATGCTTCCTACATAGAC GGATACAAAGAGAAGAATAAATTCATAGCAGCTCAAG GTCCTAAGCCAGAGACATTAGCTGACTTCTGGAGGATGGTTTGGGAGCAGAAAACTGCAACTATAGTCATGCTAACAAATCTGAAGGAACGAAAGGAG GAAAAATGTTGTCAGTACTGGCCAGAGAAAGGGTGCTGGATGTATGGAAATATCCGAGTGGCACTGGAGGACGTCACTGTTCTGGTGGACTACACTATCAGAAAATTTTGTGTTCAATAC CAAGACAGCGATGGACCGCGAGCTCCTCGGCTTGTCACTCAGCTTCACTTTACCAGCTGGCCAGACTTTGGGGTGCCATTCACACCCATCGGAATGCTGAAATTCCTCAAGAAGGTCAAGACTGTCAATCCGTCCTACGCTGGGCCCATTGTTGTGCACTGCAG CGCTGGAGTTGGAAGGACCGGAACGTTCATCGTTATCGACAGCATGATTGACATGATGCACGTCGAGCAGCGAGTAGATGTGTTCGGCTTTGTGAGCAGAATACGAGAGCAGCGCTGTCAACTCATCCAGACAGAT atGCAGTACTCCTTCATCTACCAGGCACTGCTGGAGTACTATCTCTACGGGGACACAGAGCTAGATGTGTGTTCTCTGGAGGGTCACCTGCACAGGCTTCATAACACCAGAGCCCCCAACGACAGGCTGGGCCTGGAGGAGGAGTTCAGA AAACTCACCAACGTTCGGATTATGAAGGAGAACATGAGGACCGGGAACCTTCCTGCCAACATGAGGAAGAACCGTGTGCTTCAGATCATTCCAT ACGATTTCAACCGAGTAATACTCTCAGTGAAAAGAGGACAAGAGTTTACCGACTACATCAATGCCTCCTTTATTGAT GGCTACAGGCAGAAGGACTGTTTTATCGCAACCCAGGGCCCCTTGTCTCACACGGTGGAGGACTTCTGGAGGATGGTGTGGGAGTGGAGGTGTCATTCAATCGTTATGCTCACCGAGCTCAAAGAAAGAGAGCAG GAAAAGTGCTTCCAGTATTGGCCATCAGAGGGCAGCGTAATATTTGGAGATTACACTGTGGAGCTGACTGGAGAATCGCAGGGCGAAACCTTCACTCGTAAAGACATGCTGCTCACCTACAAATCA GAAAAGCAGCCACAACATGTACGCCACTTCCACTTCCACGGATGGCCTGAGATCGGAATACCGGTCGACGGACGGGGGATGATTGACATCATTGCGGCCGtgcagaggcagcagcagcagtctggAAACCGACCTATAATTGTACACTGCAG TGCCGGCGCGGGACGGACGGGAACGTTCATCGCACTCAGCAACATTCTGGAGAGAGTTAAAGCTGAAGGTCTCCTGGATGTTTTTCAAACCGTTAAAAGTTTACGTATGCAGAGGCCGCACATGGTTCAGACGGTG GAGCAATATGACTTCTGCTACAAAGTGGTCCAggattttattgacattttctcAGACTAcgccaattttaaataa